Proteins from a single region of Pseudodesulfovibrio portus:
- a CDS encoding bifunctional 3,4-dihydroxy-2-butanone-4-phosphate synthase/GTP cyclohydrolase II — MALCKIEEAIEDIRLGKMVIMVDDEDRENEGDLVCAAEAVTPEAINFMATYGRGLICLPMANTMADALGLELMAKKNESGFGTNFTVSIEAREGVTTGISAADRATTVLAAVADGACPESIVTPGHIFPLRAKDGGVLVRAGQTEGGSDIARLAGFKPAAVICEIMNEDGSMARMPDLEVYARKHNLKICSVADLIAYRMKFDGKSVTKVGEANLPTRWGNFKSAAFHSEADGKTHIALYMGDIHPDKPTLVRVHSECLTGDVFGSLRCDCGPQLQDAMCMIRNEGKGVLVYMRQEGRGIGLGNKIRAYHLQDQGLDTVEANVKLGFPPDMREYGTGAQILVALGVSKMRLMTNNPKKMVGLEGYGLEVTERVPIEVGSCELNQKYLETKRDKMHHLIKGNNGD, encoded by the coding sequence ATGGCCTTATGCAAAATCGAAGAAGCCATTGAGGATATCCGCCTGGGCAAGATGGTCATCATGGTGGACGACGAGGATCGCGAGAACGAAGGCGATCTCGTCTGTGCCGCCGAGGCGGTCACCCCTGAAGCGATCAACTTCATGGCCACCTACGGGCGCGGCCTGATCTGCCTGCCCATGGCCAACACCATGGCGGACGCCCTCGGCCTGGAGCTGATGGCCAAGAAGAACGAATCCGGGTTCGGCACCAACTTCACGGTTTCCATCGAGGCCCGCGAGGGCGTGACCACGGGCATCTCCGCCGCCGACCGCGCCACCACCGTTCTGGCCGCCGTGGCCGACGGCGCCTGTCCCGAGTCCATCGTCACCCCCGGCCACATCTTTCCGCTGCGGGCCAAGGACGGCGGCGTGCTGGTGCGCGCCGGGCAGACCGAGGGCGGCTCCGACATCGCCCGGCTGGCAGGGTTCAAGCCCGCCGCCGTGATCTGCGAGATCATGAACGAGGACGGTTCCATGGCCCGCATGCCCGACCTCGAGGTCTACGCCCGCAAGCACAACCTCAAGATATGCTCCGTGGCCGACCTCATCGCCTACCGCATGAAGTTCGACGGCAAGTCCGTGACCAAGGTCGGCGAAGCCAACCTCCCCACCCGCTGGGGCAATTTCAAATCCGCAGCCTTCCACTCCGAGGCGGACGGCAAGACGCACATCGCCCTGTACATGGGCGACATCCACCCCGACAAGCCGACCCTCGTCCGCGTGCACTCCGAGTGCCTGACCGGCGACGTGTTCGGCTCCCTGCGCTGCGACTGCGGCCCCCAGCTGCAGGACGCCATGTGCATGATCCGCAACGAGGGCAAGGGCGTGCTGGTCTACATGCGCCAGGAAGGCCGGGGCATCGGCCTGGGCAACAAGATCCGGGCGTACCACTTGCAGGACCAGGGGTTGGACACCGTCGAGGCCAACGTCAAGCTCGGCTTCCCGCCGGACATGCGCGAATACGGCACCGGCGCACAGATCCTGGTGGCGCTGGGCGTCTCCAAAATGCGGCTGATGACCAACAACCCCAAGAAAATGGTCGGACTCGAGGGCTACGGCCTGGAAGTCACCGAACGCGTGCCCATCGAGGTGGGATCCTGCGAGTTGAACCAGAAATATCTGGAGACCAAGCGCGACAAGATGCACCACCTGATCAAGGGCAACAACGGCGACTAG
- the ribH gene encoding 6,7-dimethyl-8-ribityllumazine synthase, whose amino-acid sequence MSMKTIEGQLNAKGLKIAIVAARFNDFIVDRLISGAVDYLVRHGGSEDDLTLVRLPGAFELPIAAQKLARSGNYDGVVVLGAVIRGATPHFDYVCNECAKGVAQASMETGVPMGFGLLTCDSLDQAIERAGSKAGNKGVEAASALLETVRVLEQL is encoded by the coding sequence ATGTCCATGAAGACCATCGAAGGGCAGTTGAATGCCAAGGGACTCAAAATCGCCATCGTGGCCGCGCGCTTCAACGATTTCATCGTTGACCGGCTCATCTCCGGTGCGGTGGACTACCTGGTCCGCCACGGCGGCAGCGAGGACGACCTAACCCTGGTCCGACTACCCGGTGCCTTCGAGCTCCCCATCGCCGCCCAGAAACTGGCCCGCTCCGGCAACTACGACGGCGTCGTCGTGCTCGGCGCGGTCATCCGCGGCGCCACCCCGCACTTCGATTACGTTTGCAACGAGTGCGCCAAGGGCGTGGCCCAGGCCAGCATGGAGACCGGCGTGCCCATGGGCTTCGGCCTGCTCACCTGCGACTCCCTGGACCAGGCCATCGAACGGGCCGGCTCCAAGGCGGGCAACAAGGGCGTGGAGGCAGCTTCCGCCCTGCTCGAAACCGTCCGGGTGCTGGAGCAGCTCTAG
- the nusB gene encoding transcription antitermination factor NusB, with translation MASTRKGNRPGIRRVGRTLAFQVLYSMHFRETGGMDMETLFSTNPLVLEQGSETAHDFALDLVMGVDAHLAEVDKAIEAHSQHWKIERIAMVELSILRLSLYEMMFTDIPVKAAINEAIELSKTFGDDKSRSFVNGILDGVAKTLKK, from the coding sequence ATGGCATCCACAAGAAAGGGCAACAGGCCCGGCATACGCAGGGTGGGACGCACCCTGGCCTTTCAGGTGCTCTATTCCATGCACTTCCGGGAAACCGGCGGCATGGACATGGAAACACTGTTTTCGACCAACCCGCTGGTCCTGGAGCAGGGCTCCGAGACCGCGCACGACTTCGCCCTTGACCTGGTCATGGGCGTGGACGCGCACCTGGCGGAAGTCGACAAGGCCATCGAGGCTCACTCGCAGCACTGGAAGATCGAACGCATCGCCATGGTGGAGTTGTCCATCCTGCGGCTCTCGCTCTATGAGATGATGTTCACGGACATTCCGGTCAAGGCCGCCATCAACGAGGCCATCGAGTTGTCCAAGACGTTCGGCGACGACAAGTCGCGCTCCTTTGTCAACGGCATCCTCGATGGCGTGGCAAAGACGCTCAAAAAGTAA
- the leuS gene encoding leucine--tRNA ligase, with amino-acid sequence MALGKYTPEAIEKKWQKIWNESGCFEVETDPSKPKYYVLEMFPYPSGKIHMGHVRNYSIGDVVARFKSMQGFNVLHPMGWDAFGLPAENAAIKNETHPAEWTYQNISEMREQLRRLGYSYDWRREIATCRPEYYKWEQKFFLKFLEKGLAYRKDSPQNWCPTCNTVLANEQVEEGLCWRCDSEVEQKDMEQWFLRITDYADELLADLDTLEGGWPERVLTMQRNWIGKSYGAELTFQVKDMDETVTVFTTRPDTLFGATFMSVAAEHPLVETLTADADNKADIDKFVKNIKDMDRIKRGADDLEKEGIFTGKYCVNPVTGREMPIYIANFVLMGYGTGAVMAVPAHDQRDFEFAAKYDLPMQAVINPPALQEKGERLDAADLDAAYTDPGFMINSGEFDGMENEPAKKAIVEHLDKSGKGTMAVNYRLRDWNVSRQRFWGAPIPVIYCDSCGVVPVPEDQLPVLLPENAQVRKDGKSPLPEMDEFVNCACPKCGAAARRETDTFDTFFESSWYYMRYCDPRNEEEPLGGEHLDYWMNVDQYIGGIEHAILHLLYSRFFTKALRDTGFVTAKEPFANLLTQGMVLKDGGKMSKSKGNVVDPNAMINQYGADATRLFILFASPPVKELEWSDQGIDGAYRFLSRLWRLVEELEDVLTAELPTSAAAPASEAAKALRFKEHDTIRRATRDIENEFQFNTVIAAIMELVNELYQVKDELKQSDPKGLSSAIATAVTLLSPVAPHICEELWQAMGHSTTMTAQPWPTFDEKALVKDEVTLVVQVNGKVRGKFEAPNNAPKDEVEKIALELENVTKFTEGKTVRKIIVIPNRLVNIVVG; translated from the coding sequence ATGGCTTTAGGTAAGTACACACCGGAAGCGATTGAGAAGAAATGGCAGAAAATATGGAATGAATCCGGCTGTTTCGAAGTTGAGACCGACCCGTCCAAACCCAAGTACTACGTGCTGGAGATGTTCCCCTACCCCTCGGGCAAGATTCACATGGGGCACGTGCGCAACTACTCCATCGGCGACGTGGTGGCCCGGTTCAAGTCCATGCAGGGCTTCAACGTGCTGCACCCCATGGGTTGGGACGCCTTCGGCCTGCCCGCCGAAAACGCGGCCATCAAGAACGAGACCCATCCCGCCGAGTGGACCTACCAGAACATCAGCGAGATGCGCGAGCAGCTGAGGCGGCTCGGCTACTCCTACGACTGGCGGCGCGAAATCGCCACCTGCCGTCCCGAATACTACAAGTGGGAGCAGAAGTTCTTCCTCAAGTTCCTGGAAAAGGGGCTGGCCTACCGCAAGGACTCCCCGCAGAACTGGTGCCCGACCTGCAACACCGTGCTGGCCAACGAGCAGGTGGAAGAGGGCTTGTGCTGGCGCTGCGACTCCGAGGTGGAACAGAAGGACATGGAGCAGTGGTTCCTGCGCATCACAGACTACGCGGACGAGCTGCTTGCGGACCTCGACACCCTCGAGGGCGGCTGGCCCGAGCGCGTGCTGACCATGCAGCGCAACTGGATCGGCAAGTCCTACGGCGCGGAACTGACCTTCCAGGTCAAGGACATGGACGAGACCGTCACGGTCTTCACCACCCGCCCGGACACCCTGTTCGGCGCGACCTTCATGTCCGTGGCCGCCGAGCATCCCCTGGTGGAGACGCTGACCGCCGACGCCGACAACAAGGCCGACATTGATAAATTCGTCAAGAACATCAAGGATATGGACCGCATCAAACGCGGTGCCGACGACCTTGAGAAAGAAGGCATCTTCACGGGCAAGTACTGCGTGAACCCGGTCACGGGCCGGGAGATGCCCATCTACATCGCCAACTTCGTGCTCATGGGCTACGGCACCGGCGCGGTCATGGCCGTCCCGGCCCACGACCAGCGCGACTTCGAGTTCGCCGCCAAGTACGACCTGCCCATGCAGGCGGTCATCAACCCGCCCGCGCTCCAGGAAAAGGGCGAGCGGCTCGACGCCGCCGACCTCGACGCCGCCTACACCGACCCCGGCTTCATGATCAACTCCGGCGAATTCGACGGAATGGAGAACGAGCCGGCCAAGAAGGCCATCGTCGAGCACCTGGACAAGTCCGGCAAGGGCACCATGGCCGTCAACTACCGGCTGCGCGACTGGAACGTGTCCCGCCAGCGGTTCTGGGGCGCGCCCATCCCGGTCATCTACTGCGATTCCTGCGGCGTGGTGCCGGTCCCCGAGGACCAGTTGCCCGTGCTCCTGCCCGAGAACGCCCAGGTGCGCAAGGACGGCAAGTCGCCGCTGCCGGAGATGGACGAGTTCGTCAACTGCGCCTGCCCCAAGTGCGGCGCGGCCGCCCGGCGCGAGACCGACACCTTCGACACCTTTTTCGAGTCCTCCTGGTACTACATGCGCTATTGCGACCCGCGCAACGAGGAGGAACCCCTGGGCGGCGAGCACCTGGACTACTGGATGAACGTGGACCAGTACATCGGCGGCATCGAGCACGCCATCCTGCACCTGCTCTACTCCCGGTTCTTCACCAAGGCCCTGCGCGACACCGGATTCGTCACGGCCAAGGAGCCCTTCGCCAACCTGCTCACCCAGGGCATGGTCCTGAAGGACGGCGGCAAGATGTCCAAGTCCAAGGGCAACGTGGTCGACCCCAACGCCATGATCAACCAGTACGGCGCGGACGCCACCCGGCTCTTCATTCTCTTCGCCTCCCCGCCGGTCAAGGAGCTGGAATGGTCGGATCAGGGCATCGACGGCGCGTACCGCTTCCTCAGCCGCCTGTGGAGGCTGGTGGAGGAACTGGAGGACGTGCTCACTGCGGAACTGCCCACCTCGGCTGCCGCCCCGGCGTCCGAAGCGGCCAAGGCGCTGCGCTTCAAGGAACACGACACCATCCGCCGGGCCACCAGGGACATCGAGAACGAATTCCAGTTCAACACGGTCATCGCGGCCATCATGGAGCTGGTCAACGAACTGTACCAGGTCAAGGACGAGCTCAAGCAGTCCGACCCCAAGGGACTGTCCTCGGCCATCGCCACCGCCGTGACCCTGCTCTCGCCCGTGGCCCCGCACATCTGCGAGGAGCTGTGGCAGGCCATGGGCCATTCCACCACCATGACCGCACAGCCCTGGCCGACCTTTGACGAAAAGGCCCTGGTCAAGGACGAGGTCACCCTGGTCGTCCAGGTCAACGGCAAGGTGCGCGGGAAATTCGAGGCCCCCAACAACGCGCCCAAGGACGAGGTCGAGAAGATCGCCCTGGAGCTTGAAAACGTGACCAAATTCACCGAGGGCAAGACGGTCCGCAAGATCATCGTCATCCCCAACAGGCTGGTCAACATCGTGGTCGGCTAG
- the yedE gene encoding YedE family putative selenium transporter, translating to MKNVFATRNGIIFVGLFIGVLAALLQYWGNPGNMGICVACFERDMSGALGLHRAGVVQYMRPEIIGFVVGSMIAAFAAKDFRPRAGSAPIVRFVLGAFAMIGALVFLGCPWRAILRLAGGDLNALIGLAGLICGIGIGTFFFRQGYDLGRSYKTHTSVGLIMPLIMLGFLALLFLYPQVEGEAKSGVLFYSLKGPGAMHAPLLISLAVGLAVGALAQRSRFCTMGAFRDLILFKQVHLLIGVVALLAAAFAANLVLGQFNAGFEGQPVAHTQAIWNFAGMLLAGLCFALAGGCPGRQLFMAGEGDGDAAIFVFGMIVGAGFAHNFGLASSPKGVGPHGIAAVVIGLAVCLFIGFTMRKKA from the coding sequence ATGAAAAACGTTTTTGCCACACGAAACGGCATCATTTTCGTCGGGCTGTTCATCGGGGTTTTGGCTGCATTGCTGCAGTATTGGGGGAATCCGGGCAACATGGGCATCTGCGTGGCCTGCTTCGAGCGGGACATGTCAGGGGCCCTCGGGCTGCACCGGGCGGGCGTGGTCCAGTACATGCGTCCTGAAATCATCGGATTCGTGGTCGGTTCCATGATCGCGGCCTTTGCCGCCAAGGACTTCCGGCCGCGCGCAGGGTCCGCGCCCATCGTCCGGTTCGTGCTGGGCGCATTCGCCATGATCGGCGCCCTGGTCTTCCTGGGCTGCCCGTGGCGGGCCATCCTGCGGCTGGCGGGCGGCGACCTCAACGCGCTCATCGGCCTGGCCGGACTCATCTGCGGCATCGGCATCGGCACCTTCTTCTTCCGCCAGGGCTATGACCTGGGCCGAAGCTACAAGACCCACACCTCCGTGGGGCTGATCATGCCGCTCATCATGCTCGGTTTCCTGGCCCTCCTGTTCCTGTATCCGCAGGTGGAGGGCGAGGCCAAGTCCGGCGTGCTCTTTTACTCTCTCAAGGGTCCCGGGGCCATGCACGCGCCCCTGCTGATCTCCCTGGCCGTGGGTTTGGCCGTGGGAGCACTGGCCCAGCGCAGCCGGTTCTGCACCATGGGCGCGTTCCGCGACCTTATCCTGTTCAAGCAGGTCCATCTCCTCATCGGCGTGGTCGCCCTGCTGGCGGCCGCCTTTGCGGCCAACCTCGTGCTCGGCCAGTTCAACGCCGGTTTCGAGGGCCAGCCCGTGGCCCACACCCAGGCGATCTGGAACTTCGCAGGCATGCTCCTGGCCGGGCTGTGCTTCGCCCTGGCAGGCGGCTGCCCCGGCAGGCAGCTGTTCATGGCGGGCGAAGGCGACGGCGACGCCGCGATCTTCGTCTTCGGCATGATCGTGGGCGCGGGATTCGCCCACAACTTCGGCCTGGCCAGCTCGCCCAAGGGCGTCGGCCCCCACGGCATCGCCGCCGTAGTCATCGGCCTGGCCGTCTGCCTGTTCATCGGTTTCACCATGCGCAAGAAAGCATAA
- a CDS encoding sulfurtransferase TusA family protein, with amino-acid sequence MSELIDARGLSCPQPVLDTLAKIDAMGSGELEVLVDTEAAKENISRAAQGKGWAVQSIDEEGDGEYRLKLAGG; translated from the coding sequence ATGAGCGAACTCATCGACGCGCGGGGCCTTTCCTGCCCCCAACCGGTTCTGGATACATTGGCCAAGATCGACGCCATGGGCTCGGGCGAACTCGAGGTCCTGGTGGACACCGAGGCCGCCAAGGAGAACATCAGCCGCGCCGCGCAAGGCAAAGGCTGGGCGGTTCAGTCCATCGATGAAGAAGGTGACGGCGAATACCGCCTCAAGCTGGCCGGAGGCTGA
- a CDS encoding DUF3343 domain-containing protein, with amino-acid sequence MNFRKLFGSKPSGRPAETQADRGLLVFDNTSEVIRAEKTLRENGWSVKVMGPPPEIQRGCDLVVEIPLIEELNILRTLEHAGTAPLEVVPVTGPLLTPVDLFQVKDFGAHLMVRAANMKITVEKSTRTIVNISGGGCPDVPYIAARLIGRTLDDAPSPRDIGHTLCGYALNLAFEKTLELCSS; translated from the coding sequence TTGAACTTTCGCAAACTGTTCGGGAGCAAGCCTTCCGGTCGGCCCGCCGAAACGCAGGCCGACCGGGGGCTGCTCGTCTTCGACAACACCAGCGAGGTCATCCGGGCTGAAAAAACCCTCCGGGAGAACGGCTGGTCCGTCAAGGTCATGGGCCCGCCCCCGGAAATCCAGCGCGGGTGCGACCTGGTCGTGGAAATTCCGCTGATCGAAGAACTGAACATCCTCCGCACCCTGGAGCACGCCGGGACAGCCCCCCTCGAAGTGGTGCCGGTCACCGGCCCGCTGCTCACCCCGGTGGACCTGTTCCAGGTCAAGGACTTCGGCGCGCACCTCATGGTGCGCGCCGCCAACATGAAGATCACGGTGGAGAAATCCACCCGGACCATCGTCAACATCTCGGGCGGCGGCTGCCCGGACGTGCCGTACATCGCGGCCCGGCTCATCGGCCGCACCCTGGACGACGCGCCCTCGCCCCGCGACATAGGGCACACCCTGTGCGGCTACGCCCTGAATCTGGCCTTCGAGAAGACCCTGGAACTATGCTCGTCGTAA
- a CDS encoding NAD(P)H-hydrate dehydratase yields the protein MLVVIGTIPDPEAPLLDAPLQWDGDTVKAGGVPLPPDRGTPALLGAAAMACRHLGLDLPHAMLVGDEGLGAGSRKLYAHLETVLPGRDYSTLAFHYLQPDVDWHNKVLLAAQAMECAPRIVADAGFMYAAKMSGEAEAYDLFTPDAGELAFLADETAPHPFYTRGFILQDENNVEELICRAYEHGNAATCLLIKGQTDRVADRTGVLSTVSEPSENAMEAMGGTGDTITGMACALIEYGLPVPEAARIAAQANRFAGELARPNPGSQIGELLPHLPAALTRAMEGLSS from the coding sequence ATGCTCGTCGTAATCGGCACCATACCCGACCCCGAAGCCCCGCTGCTGGACGCGCCGCTCCAATGGGACGGCGACACCGTCAAGGCGGGCGGCGTGCCCCTTCCCCCGGACAGGGGGACACCCGCCCTTCTGGGAGCTGCGGCCATGGCCTGCCGCCATCTGGGCCTGGACCTGCCCCACGCCATGCTGGTGGGCGATGAAGGGCTGGGCGCAGGCAGCCGGAAGCTGTACGCCCACCTGGAAACGGTGCTGCCCGGACGCGACTACTCCACCCTGGCCTTCCATTATCTCCAGCCCGACGTGGACTGGCACAACAAGGTCCTGCTCGCCGCCCAGGCAATGGAATGCGCCCCCCGGATCGTGGCCGATGCGGGCTTCATGTACGCGGCAAAGATGAGCGGCGAGGCCGAGGCGTACGACCTGTTCACGCCGGACGCCGGGGAGCTGGCCTTTCTGGCTGACGAAACCGCGCCCCATCCCTTCTATACGCGCGGGTTCATTCTTCAGGATGAAAACAATGTGGAGGAACTGATCTGCCGCGCCTATGAGCACGGGAACGCGGCGACCTGCCTGCTGATCAAGGGACAAACAGACAGGGTGGCCGACCGAACCGGCGTCCTGTCAACGGTTTCGGAACCATCCGAAAATGCCATGGAAGCCATGGGCGGCACCGGCGACACCATCACGGGCATGGCCTGCGCCCTGATCGAATACGGTCTGCCCGTTCCCGAGGCAGCCCGCATCGCGGCCCAGGCCAACCGCTTTGCCGGGGAACTGGCCCGACCGAACCCCGGCTCCCAGATCGGCGAACTCCTGCCGCACCTGCCCGCCGCCCTGACGCGGGCCATGGAGGGGCTCTCCTCATGA
- a CDS encoding DUF1858 domain-containing protein — protein MSTPRITPDMTLLDIVHKYRATEPVFRTFDEQAGECLLCKALFETVETAAKRYGLDLEKLLADLERATV, from the coding sequence ATGAGCACCCCCCGCATCACCCCCGACATGACCCTGCTGGACATCGTCCACAAGTACCGGGCCACGGAACCGGTGTTCCGCACCTTCGACGAACAGGCCGGGGAGTGTCTGCTCTGCAAGGCGCTGTTCGAAACAGTGGAAACGGCAGCGAAGCGCTACGGTCTGGACCTGGAAAAACTGCTGGCGGACCTGGAACGGGCAACGGTCTAA